A stretch of the Planktothricoides raciborskii GIHE-MW2 genome encodes the following:
- a CDS encoding NAD(P)H-quinone oxidoreductase subunit J, giving the protein MAEEKNTPIAEASSVPVASPGKVSQWLTQNGFQHESLGNDHSGVEMIKVDRDFLIPLATALYAYGFNYLQCQCGYDVGPGEDLVSMYHLVKVKDNVTEPEEVRVKVFLPREDPRVPSVYWIWKAADFQERESYDMYGIVYEGHPNLKRILMNEDWVGWPLRKDYISPDFYELQDAY; this is encoded by the coding sequence GTGGCTGAAGAGAAGAATACTCCGATCGCTGAAGCCTCTAGTGTGCCAGTGGCATCTCCGGGTAAGGTATCCCAATGGTTAACCCAGAATGGTTTTCAACATGAGTCTTTGGGCAACGATCATTCCGGGGTAGAGATGATCAAGGTTGACCGAGATTTCTTAATTCCTCTGGCAACCGCTCTCTATGCTTATGGGTTTAATTATCTCCAATGTCAATGTGGCTATGATGTTGGCCCTGGGGAAGATTTGGTGAGTATGTACCATTTGGTGAAGGTGAAGGATAATGTCACTGAGCCAGAGGAGGTGCGGGTGAAGGTTTTCTTGCCCAGAGAAGACCCCAGAGTGCCTTCGGTTTATTGGATCTGGAAGGCGGCAGATTTCCAAGAACGGGAGTCTTATGATATGTACGGGATTGTGTATGAAGGACATCCCAACCTGAAACGAATTTTGATGAATGAGGATTGGGTGGGTTGGCCTTTACGCAAGGATTATATTTCCCCAGATTTTTACGAGTTACAAGACGCTTATTAA
- a CDS encoding photosynthesis system II assembly factor Ycf48, translated as MKSILKHWQRIVGLLAVVLLCAGCKYAPSLSYNPWHPVYVPSQVNLLDIGFTNNGKHGWLVGAESTLLESTDAGETWQKIGLSLDSDNYRFTSVSFSGEEGWIVGEPAIMLHTTDEGKSWEQIPLDKKLPGDPLKIVALGDKQAEMLTNIGAIYRTEDAGKTWQGLVASAVGVMRSVDRTPDGRYIAVSAKGNFYSTWEPGQPAWVQHNRTSSRRLQSMGFGQDGRLWLLARGGEIQFTQPKETGTISFSDLEAPDFWQEPIFPEFATSWGLLDLSYRTPEEIWVSGGSGNLLCSLDGGQTWQKDQAVENLPSNFYKIVFLSPEQGFVIGQNGLLLKYQKAPETA; from the coding sequence ATGAAATCGATCTTGAAACATTGGCAAAGAATTGTCGGCTTGTTGGCAGTTGTGCTGCTCTGTGCTGGATGTAAATATGCTCCATCACTGAGTTACAACCCTTGGCACCCCGTATATGTTCCCAGTCAAGTTAACCTGCTGGATATTGGTTTCACCAACAATGGTAAACATGGGTGGTTGGTGGGAGCCGAGTCTACTTTACTCGAAAGTACCGATGCAGGGGAGACTTGGCAGAAAATCGGTCTGAGTTTAGATAGCGACAATTATCGCTTCACATCCGTGAGTTTTTCTGGTGAAGAAGGATGGATTGTTGGGGAACCGGCAATCATGCTTCATACTACCGATGAAGGAAAATCCTGGGAGCAAATTCCTTTGGACAAGAAATTGCCGGGAGACCCCCTGAAGATTGTTGCCCTAGGTGACAAACAAGCGGAAATGCTGACGAATATCGGCGCGATTTATCGCACGGAAGATGCAGGCAAAACCTGGCAAGGGTTAGTCGCTTCCGCTGTCGGTGTGATGCGTAGCGTCGATCGCACCCCGGATGGTCGATATATTGCCGTATCCGCCAAAGGAAACTTCTACTCTACCTGGGAACCGGGTCAACCGGCTTGGGTACAGCATAATCGCACCAGTTCTCGTCGTCTTCAGAGTATGGGATTTGGACAAGATGGCCGGTTGTGGTTGTTAGCCCGAGGTGGAGAGATTCAATTTACCCAACCCAAAGAGACTGGGACTATTTCCTTTAGCGACTTAGAAGCACCTGATTTTTGGCAGGAACCGATTTTCCCTGAGTTTGCCACAAGCTGGGGATTGTTGGATTTAAGTTACCGAACTCCAGAAGAAATTTGGGTTTCCGGTGGCAGTGGCAATTTACTTTGCAGTCTTGATGGGGGACAAACCTGGCAAAAAGATCAGGCGGTAGAAAATTTGCCTTCAAATTTTTACAAGATTGTCTTTCTATCTCCTGAGCAAGGATTTGTGATTGGTCAGAACGGGTTGCTATTAAAATATCAAAAAGCCCCGGAAACGGCCTGA
- a CDS encoding glutamyl-tRNA reductase: MNIAVVGLSHKTAPVEIREKLSIPETQMSQAMAHLLGYPHIEEVAILSTCNRLEIYVVTTETQAGAMEITQFLSEHSKLPLHKLRPHLFILLHEDAVTHVMRVAAGLDSLVLGEGQILAQVKNTHKLGQQYKGVGRILNRLLKQAITAGKRVRTETNIGTGAVSISSAAVELAQMKVESLEPQKVCIIGAGKMSRLLVQHLLAKGCQQIAIVNRSMARSQELAQKFPDAALQLHPLAEMMTIISQSDIVFTSTGATQPLLNREKLAPVLEPTKSIMLIDISVPRNVDADVQELTNVQSFNVDDLKAVVAQNQESRRLMAMEAEILLEEEVEAFDVWWSSLETVPTINSLRAKIEGIREQELEKALSRLGSEFAEKHQEVIEALTRGIVNKILHDPMVQLRAQQDIEARRQAMATLQTLFNLEDACSSEQYS; the protein is encoded by the coding sequence ATGAATATTGCAGTCGTAGGTCTCAGCCACAAAACAGCGCCGGTAGAAATTCGGGAAAAACTGAGTATTCCAGAAACACAAATGAGTCAGGCGATGGCTCATTTGTTAGGTTATCCCCATATTGAAGAAGTGGCCATTTTAAGTACCTGTAACCGCTTAGAAATTTATGTGGTGACTACGGAAACTCAAGCCGGAGCCATGGAAATTACGCAGTTTCTTTCTGAGCATAGTAAATTGCCTTTACATAAGTTGCGGCCTCATTTGTTTATTCTGCTGCATGAAGATGCGGTGACTCATGTGATGCGGGTGGCTGCGGGTCTGGATAGTTTGGTTCTCGGTGAGGGTCAAATTCTGGCTCAGGTGAAAAATACCCACAAACTTGGACAACAATATAAAGGGGTGGGTCGCATTCTCAATCGCCTCTTGAAACAAGCGATTACCGCCGGAAAACGGGTACGCACGGAAACAAATATTGGCACTGGTGCCGTTTCCATTAGTTCTGCCGCCGTTGAGTTAGCCCAAATGAAGGTCGAGAGTCTCGAACCCCAGAAAGTTTGTATTATTGGGGCGGGCAAAATGTCCAGACTTTTGGTTCAACATTTGTTGGCTAAAGGCTGTCAGCAGATTGCGATTGTTAACCGTTCTATGGCGCGATCGCAGGAACTCGCCCAGAAATTTCCGGACGCAGCCCTACAACTGCATCCCCTGGCTGAAATGATGACGATTATTAGTCAATCAGATATCGTGTTTACCAGCACCGGAGCAACACAGCCATTACTCAACCGGGAAAAATTAGCCCCCGTCTTAGAACCGACCAAATCGATCATGTTGATTGATATTTCCGTCCCTAGAAATGTGGATGCCGATGTCCAGGAATTGACCAATGTGCAATCCTTTAATGTGGATGACCTAAAGGCTGTGGTTGCCCAAAACCAAGAAAGTCGCCGCCTGATGGCGATGGAAGCAGAGATACTCCTAGAAGAAGAAGTGGAAGCCTTTGATGTTTGGTGGAGTAGCTTGGAAACGGTGCCAACGATTAACAGCTTACGAGCAAAAATCGAAGGGATTCGCGAACAAGAATTAGAAAAAGCCCTCTCTCGTCTCGGTTCAGAATTCGCCGAAAAACATCAAGAGGTGATTGAAGCGTTGACGCGAGGAATTGTGAATAAAATTTTGCATGACCCAATGGTACAACTGCGGGCACAACAAGATATTGAGGCTCGACGCCAAGCGATGGCCACTTTGCAAACTTTGTTTAATTTAGAAGATGCTTGCTCTAGTGAGCAATATAGCTAA
- a CDS encoding rubredoxin: protein MSSEVIEPVNLDRYECRACGYIYEPEKGDARSKVEANTPFTELPVSWRCPVCGAKTSAFANIGPAGTASGFKENYNYGLGVNVLTPGIKNVLIFGALGLGVLFFLSLYSLN from the coding sequence ATGAGCAGCGAAGTCATAGAACCAGTCAACCTAGATCGGTATGAATGCCGCGCCTGCGGATATATTTATGAACCGGAAAAAGGGGATGCCCGCAGTAAGGTGGAGGCCAACACACCATTTACAGAATTGCCGGTGTCATGGCGCTGTCCTGTCTGTGGGGCAAAAACTTCCGCCTTTGCGAATATCGGGCCGGCTGGCACTGCCTCGGGATTTAAAGAAAATTACAATTATGGTTTAGGAGTCAATGTTTTAACTCCGGGAATCAAGAATGTACTCATTTTTGGCGCATTGGGGTTGGGAGTCTTATTTTTCCTCAGCCTCTATAGCTTAAATTAG
- a CDS encoding photosystem II reaction center protein L, translated as MPLERNQNSNNQPVELNRTSLYLGLLLIFVLGVLFSSYFFN; from the coding sequence ATGCCCTTAGAACGTAATCAAAACAGTAATAACCAACCAGTTGAACTCAACAGAACTTCCCTTTACCTGGGTCTGCTACTGATTTTTGTGCTGGGAGTTTTATTCTCCAGTTACTTCTTTAACTAA
- a CDS encoding AAA family ATPase, translating to MEPINNSVMLQWSERDTDLVFSAHQVSDGTLRTIALLTLLLQPPDNLPEVLILDEPELGLHPYAINIIGGLIKSVSHYSQVILATQSPLLIDCFEPEDIIVVERKDGKSYFSRLEESKLEDWLAEYSLSEIWNKNIIGGRPRR from the coding sequence TTGGAACCAATTAACAATTCGGTGATGTTACAATGGAGTGAACGAGATACAGATTTAGTGTTTAGCGCCCATCAAGTCTCCGATGGAACATTAAGAACGATCGCCTTACTGACTCTCTTGTTACAACCACCAGATAATTTACCTGAAGTTTTAATTTTGGATGAACCTGAGTTGGGTTTACATCCTTATGCGATTAATATTATTGGTGGCTTGATCAAGAGTGTGTCCCATTATAGTCAAGTGATTTTAGCTACTCAGTCTCCTCTATTGATTGATTGTTTTGAGCCTGAAGATATTATTGTCGTAGAACGGAAAGATGGGAAATCTTATTTTTCTAGATTAGAAGAGTCTAAGCTTGAAGATTGGTTAGCTGAGTATTCTTTGTCTGAAATCTGGAATAAAAATATTATTGGAGGAAGACCACGGCGATGA
- a CDS encoding class I SAM-dependent RNA methyltransferase: MNQYFATVARGLETLAAQELENLGAHSVEPGFCGVAFRGDRTLLYRVNLWARLPFRILMKLDEFRCQDAQELYRHIQTIDWSNYLTPDLTLAVKATGKSDRLNHTHFTALQVKNAIVDQQMQEFGDRSNVDTEAADLRISVHIDRDICTLSLDSSGNSLHRRGYRPAVGAAPLKESLAAALIQMSGWQPDLMFYDPLCGSGTLPLEACLKALNVAPGLFRESFGFETWRDFDPSVLEKLIQEAEDSQLDQLPAPIWGSDGDPKMIEQAIANATNCGVLDQVYFSQLDLNEIAAPGDSGVLFCNPPYGERLGRDRDLGEFYKQLGDILKQRFKGWTAFILSGNKELAKSIGLKSSQRTAVFNGTLPCQLMKYELY; encoded by the coding sequence ATGAATCAATATTTTGCAACAGTTGCCAGAGGGTTAGAAACCCTGGCAGCCCAAGAGTTAGAAAACTTGGGGGCGCATTCTGTAGAACCGGGATTTTGTGGGGTTGCTTTTAGGGGCGATCGCACCTTACTTTACCGAGTAAATCTATGGGCTCGCTTACCCTTCCGCATCTTAATGAAACTTGATGAATTTCGCTGTCAAGACGCCCAAGAACTCTATCGCCACATCCAAACCATTGACTGGTCAAACTATCTGACTCCAGACTTGACCCTAGCGGTCAAAGCCACCGGGAAAAGCGATCGCCTCAACCACACTCATTTCACCGCCCTTCAGGTGAAAAATGCGATCGTAGACCAACAAATGCAGGAATTTGGCGATCGATCCAATGTAGACACGGAAGCCGCAGATTTGCGAATCTCCGTGCATATCGATCGCGATATCTGTACCCTAAGCCTCGATAGTTCCGGCAACAGTCTGCACCGTCGAGGTTATCGTCCGGCAGTTGGGGCCGCCCCCTTAAAAGAATCTTTAGCCGCTGCCCTAATTCAAATGTCCGGGTGGCAACCCGACCTTATGTTCTACGATCCCCTCTGTGGTTCCGGCACTTTACCCCTAGAAGCCTGTTTAAAAGCCCTCAACGTCGCCCCCGGACTATTTCGGGAAAGCTTTGGCTTTGAAACTTGGCGAGACTTTGACCCCTCAGTGTTGGAAAAACTGATTCAAGAAGCGGAAGACAGCCAACTGGATCAGCTTCCCGCACCAATTTGGGGCAGCGATGGGGATCCGAAAATGATCGAACAGGCGATCGCCAATGCCACCAACTGCGGCGTCCTCGATCAAGTCTATTTTTCTCAACTAGACTTAAATGAAATAGCTGCCCCTGGAGACAGTGGAGTGTTATTCTGCAATCCTCCTTATGGAGAACGCTTAGGGCGCGATCGTGACCTAGGGGAATTTTACAAACAACTAGGAGACATCCTCAAACAACGGTTCAAAGGCTGGACAGCCTTCATCCTCAGTGGCAACAAAGAACTCGCCAAATCCATTGGACTCAAATCATCGCAACGGACGGCAGTATTTAACGGCACATTGCCCTGTCAGCTAATGAAATATGAACTCTACTAG
- the ndhC gene encoding photosynthetic/respiratory NAD(P)H-quinone oxidoreductase subunit C: MFVLSGYEYLLGFLLVCSLVPIVALGASKLLRPKGTSLERRTTYESGIEPFSGAWIQFNIRYYMFALVFVVFDVETVFLYPWAVAFHKLGLLAFIEALIFIAILIIALVYAWRKGALEWS, encoded by the coding sequence GTGTTTGTCCTTAGCGGCTACGAGTATTTACTAGGCTTTCTGCTAGTTTGCAGTTTAGTCCCAATTGTTGCCTTGGGTGCATCGAAGCTCTTGCGCCCTAAAGGGACTTCTTTAGAACGGCGGACGACTTATGAATCCGGGATTGAGCCTTTTAGTGGTGCCTGGATTCAGTTCAACATTCGCTACTATATGTTCGCCCTGGTGTTTGTTGTCTTTGATGTAGAAACGGTTTTTCTATATCCCTGGGCGGTGGCGTTCCATAAACTGGGACTCTTGGCGTTTATTGAAGCCTTGATATTTATTGCAATTTTAATCATTGCACTGGTTTACGCATGGCGAAAAGGAGCTTTGGAATGGTCTTAA
- the glpX gene encoding class II fructose-bisphosphatase yields the protein MDNAIGLEIIEVVEQAAIASARWMGKGEKNTADQVAVEAMRQRMNKIHMRGKIVIGEGERDEAPMLYIGEEVGICTQPDAKNFCDPEQLVEIDIAVDPCEGTNLVAYGQNGSMAVLAISEKGGLFAAPDFYMKKLAAPAVAKNHVDIRKSATENLKILSDCMDRSIDELVVVVMDRPRHKELIKEIRAAGARVRLISDGDVSAAICCAFSGTNIHALMGIGAAPEGVISAAAMRALGGHFQGQLIYDPEVVKTGLIGESKESNLERLASMGITDPDKVYNAEELASGETVLFAACGITPGPLMNGVRFFHGGARTESLVISSQSKTARFVDTVHMFEAPKTIQVR from the coding sequence ATGGATAATGCAATTGGTTTAGAGATTATTGAAGTAGTTGAACAAGCAGCGATCGCTTCTGCTCGCTGGATGGGCAAAGGCGAAAAAAACACTGCTGACCAAGTGGCCGTAGAAGCCATGCGCCAACGCATGAACAAAATTCATATGCGGGGCAAAATTGTCATCGGTGAAGGGGAGCGGGATGAGGCGCCGATGCTCTACATCGGTGAAGAAGTGGGCATTTGCACCCAACCCGATGCCAAGAATTTCTGCGACCCAGAACAATTAGTGGAAATCGACATTGCCGTCGATCCCTGCGAAGGAACCAACCTGGTAGCATATGGCCAAAATGGTTCAATGGCAGTGCTGGCAATTTCCGAAAAAGGTGGCTTGTTTGCGGCTCCCGACTTCTATATGAAAAAACTTGCCGCCCCAGCGGTGGCGAAAAATCATGTAGATATTCGCAAGTCGGCTACAGAAAACCTGAAGATTCTCTCCGATTGTATGGATCGGTCGATTGACGAATTGGTGGTGGTAGTGATGGATCGCCCTCGTCACAAAGAATTGATTAAAGAAATCCGCGCCGCAGGTGCCCGCGTCCGACTGATCAGTGATGGGGACGTATCCGCCGCCATTTGCTGTGCTTTCTCCGGCACCAATATTCATGCCCTGATGGGCATTGGTGCCGCCCCAGAAGGGGTGATTTCTGCCGCAGCCATGCGAGCCCTGGGTGGACATTTCCAAGGACAGTTGATCTACGATCCCGAAGTAGTGAAAACTGGCTTGATTGGCGAAAGCAAAGAAAGCAATCTAGAACGCTTGGCCAGCATGGGCATTACCGATCCCGATAAAGTCTATAACGCTGAAGAACTGGCTTCTGGTGAAACCGTCCTGTTTGCCGCTTGTGGCATTACTCCAGGCCCATTGATGAACGGGGTGCGCTTTTTCCACGGCGGTGCGCGGACAGAAAGTTTGGTAATTTCCAGCCAATCTAAGACCGCTCGGTTTGTCGATACTGTTCATATGTTTGAAGCGCCTAAAACCATTCAAGTGCGCTAA
- the psbF gene encoding cytochrome b559 subunit beta: MATQNTNEPISYPIFTVRWLAVHTLGVPTVFFLGAIAAMQFIQR; this comes from the coding sequence ATGGCAACTCAAAACACTAACGAGCCAATTAGTTACCCAATTTTTACCGTTCGCTGGCTGGCGGTTCATACCCTCGGCGTCCCAACGGTATTCTTTCTAGGCGCGATCGCCGCTATGCAGTTTATTCAACGGTAA
- a CDS encoding EndoU domain-containing protein: MASALSLFGAIVFFACAAPSQVNCANIDHWSRTNPPLNQTHIFCGEWSQNRPKGFHSRPGGVTPNTVENFQITQSANSQGIYGGTWNYSGHSNQRKFSTMFPDSCTQTQVLNSIIYAATHQQNCPSNAPRWAWCGPNAPSANADNYCKSDNNRLFTIAGAFLSDGQINTAFPLR; this comes from the coding sequence ATGGCGAGCGCGCTATCACTTTTTGGGGCGATCGTTTTCTTTGCTTGTGCCGCACCAAGTCAAGTCAATTGTGCTAATATAGATCATTGGTCGAGAACAAATCCCCCACTTAACCAGACCCATATATTCTGTGGGGAGTGGAGTCAAAACCGGCCTAAAGGATTTCATTCCCGACCCGGTGGAGTTACCCCCAATACGGTGGAAAACTTTCAAATTACTCAGTCAGCCAATAGCCAAGGAATTTACGGCGGAACCTGGAATTATTCCGGCCATTCTAACCAGAGAAAATTCTCCACCATGTTTCCAGATAGCTGCACGCAAACTCAAGTTTTAAACTCAATTATCTACGCCGCTACCCATCAACAAAATTGCCCATCAAATGCACCTAGGTGGGCTTGGTGTGGTCCTAATGCGCCAAGCGCTAACGCCGACAACTATTGTAAGAGTGATAATAATCGTTTATTTACAATAGCAGGCGCTTTCTTAAGCGATGGCCAAATTAACACGGCATTTCCTTTAAGATAG
- the ndhK gene encoding photosynthetic/respiratory NAD(P)H-quinone oxidoreductase subunit K: MVLKTPMNDEKYIMNPIERPQVTQELSENVVLTTLDDLYNWARLSSLWPLMYGTACCFIEFAAMIGSRFDFDRFGLVPRCSPRQADLLITAGTITMKYAPTLVKLYEQMPEPKYVIAMGACTITGGMFSMDSPTAVRGVDKLIPVDVYIPGCPPRPEAIMDAIVKLRKKVANESIQERGMLQQTHRYHTTKHQMKAVSPILTGQYLQTESRQVPPKQLTEAMGMPVPPALKSAQSAQKQEVKRG; encoded by the coding sequence ATGGTCTTAAAAACGCCCATGAATGACGAAAAATATATTATGAACCCAATTGAGCGACCCCAGGTCACTCAAGAGCTTTCAGAAAATGTCGTGTTGACGACCCTGGATGATCTTTATAATTGGGCGCGGTTATCGAGTCTGTGGCCTTTGATGTATGGTACGGCTTGTTGTTTTATTGAGTTTGCGGCGATGATCGGCTCGCGGTTTGACTTTGACCGTTTTGGTCTGGTTCCCCGTTGTAGCCCTAGACAAGCGGATTTGTTGATTACTGCTGGGACGATTACGATGAAGTATGCGCCGACTTTGGTGAAACTTTATGAGCAAATGCCGGAACCGAAGTATGTGATCGCGATGGGTGCTTGCACGATTACCGGGGGAATGTTTAGTATGGATTCTCCTACGGCAGTGCGCGGGGTGGATAAGTTGATTCCGGTGGATGTGTATATTCCAGGATGTCCTCCCCGTCCAGAAGCGATTATGGATGCGATCGTGAAGCTGCGGAAAAAGGTGGCGAATGAGTCGATCCAAGAACGGGGAATGTTGCAACAAACTCATCGTTACCATACGACGAAGCATCAAATGAAGGCGGTTTCGCCGATTTTGACGGGTCAGTATTTGCAGACTGAATCGAGACAGGTGCCACCGAAGCAGTTGACGGAAGCGATGGGTATGCCTGTGCCTCCGGCCCTGAAGTCGGCTCAGTCGGCGCAAAAACAGGAGGTGAAACGTGGCTGA
- a CDS encoding photosystem II reaction center protein J, which translates to MSEPGRIPLWLVATVAGLGVIAVVGLFFYGAYAGIGSSM; encoded by the coding sequence GTGTCTGAACCAGGAAGAATTCCTTTGTGGCTCGTCGCTACCGTCGCTGGTCTTGGTGTAATTGCCGTGGTGGGTCTTTTCTTTTACGGAGCTTATGCTGGGATTGGTTCTTCTATGTAA
- the psbE gene encoding cytochrome b559 subunit alpha: MSGVTGERPFGDIITSIRYWVIHSITIPALFIAGWLFVSTGLAYDAFGTPRPNEYYTQDRLELPIVQDRFNAKQQVEEFIGK; encoded by the coding sequence ATGTCTGGAGTAACTGGTGAGCGTCCATTTGGTGACATTATTACAAGTATTCGTTATTGGGTGATTCACAGCATCACCATCCCGGCATTATTTATCGCCGGTTGGCTGTTTGTGAGCACTGGTTTGGCTTATGATGCTTTCGGCACTCCCCGCCCAAATGAATACTATACTCAAGATCGTTTGGAATTGCCAATTGTGCAAGACCGTTTTAATGCAAAACAACAAGTCGAAGAATTCATTGGTAAGTAA
- a CDS encoding PBP1A family penicillin-binding protein: MTPPPPQRPKTILNVVTQAVQTVHAQVMGKLKLKPNAKVPELWISEPNANKPEVYPLLGDRYLLGRSSKTSDIVVRNPLVSQVHLSLSRNSQQRYAPFILKDEKSTNGVYQGKRRITKIVLEHGAVFSLGPPELADAVQIKYVNPPPWYILMLRWSLYGFTGISALFGLSIAIAWQKVSVKPLPTSISGPVVVYARDGQTPLRPSYSHAHREIKRLEEFSPYLSKALIASEDSRFYWHLGVDPIGVTRAVLVNLSGGSISQGASTLTQQLARSLFREYVGTQDSAGRKLREALVALKLETFYGKNDLLLAYLNRVYLGIDLYGFEDAAQFYFGKSARNLNLSEAATLVGMLPAPNAFNPVQNYSLAVKYRDGVIYRMLKLGMISQEEADRARRSRISVHSKAKEIIGNTIAPYFYSYVFEELESLLGVGLAREGNFIVETGLDPKIQAKAENSLKNSVAEMGGIYGFEQGAIATVDSRTGEILALAGGVDYQISQFNRATQALRQPGSTFKIFAYTAALEEGISPNTTYSCAALVWEGVSFSPCERSSGFIDMWQAIAQSENSVALRVAQQVGLNNVVRQARELGIKSDLNPVPGLVLGQSEVTVLEMTGALTALANGGKFNSAHGIKRILDSSDCKDPNNPETCRVIYEYGQSPEANRQVLSPEVADTMTRMLQGVVQSGTGRSAAIGLGEEAGKTGTTNNGVDLWFVGYLPRQHFVTSVWLGNDDNSPTSGSSGQAAQVWANYMNEVVNQK; encoded by the coding sequence ATGACCCCACCACCCCCCCAAAGACCCAAAACGATTCTGAATGTTGTCACCCAAGCGGTGCAAACAGTTCACGCCCAAGTGATGGGAAAGCTGAAGCTGAAACCGAATGCTAAAGTCCCGGAATTGTGGATTTCTGAACCCAATGCTAATAAACCAGAGGTTTATCCTTTGCTGGGCGATCGCTACTTGTTGGGGCGATCGTCCAAAACCAGTGATATTGTGGTGCGGAATCCACTGGTGAGTCAAGTTCATCTATCTTTAAGTCGGAATTCTCAGCAGCGTTATGCCCCATTTATCCTGAAAGATGAGAAGTCAACCAACGGTGTGTATCAGGGTAAACGACGGATTACGAAAATAGTCCTGGAACATGGGGCGGTGTTTAGTCTCGGCCCTCCGGAATTAGCGGATGCAGTCCAAATTAAATATGTGAATCCGCCACCGTGGTATATCCTGATGTTGCGCTGGTCCCTGTACGGCTTCACCGGCATAAGTGCGTTATTCGGATTATCGATCGCGATCGCGTGGCAAAAAGTCTCGGTCAAACCCTTGCCCACATCGATTTCTGGGCCTGTGGTGGTCTATGCTCGGGACGGACAAACCCCACTACGTCCGTCTTATAGCCATGCTCACCGAGAAATCAAACGATTAGAAGAGTTTTCCCCCTATTTGTCAAAAGCCTTAATTGCTTCGGAAGATAGCCGGTTTTATTGGCACTTGGGGGTCGATCCGATTGGCGTTACCCGGGCGGTATTGGTGAATTTAAGCGGAGGCAGCATTAGCCAAGGGGCGAGTACCCTAACACAACAGTTGGCCCGGAGTCTATTTCGGGAGTATGTAGGGACTCAAGATTCTGCGGGGCGCAAACTCCGAGAAGCCTTGGTGGCCTTGAAGTTAGAAACATTTTATGGCAAGAACGATCTACTGCTGGCTTATTTAAATCGAGTCTATTTGGGCATTGACCTCTATGGATTTGAGGATGCGGCCCAGTTTTACTTTGGCAAGTCCGCCCGAAATCTCAATTTATCCGAGGCGGCAACTTTGGTGGGAATGTTGCCTGCCCCGAATGCGTTTAACCCGGTGCAAAATTATTCTTTGGCGGTGAAATACCGCGATGGTGTGATCTATCGGATGCTGAAATTGGGCATGATTAGCCAAGAAGAAGCCGATCGCGCCCGCCGATCGCGGATTTCTGTGCATTCCAAAGCCAAAGAAATTATTGGCAACACCATTGCCCCTTATTTCTATAGTTATGTGTTTGAGGAATTGGAGTCTTTGCTAGGGGTGGGTCTAGCCAGAGAAGGTAATTTTATCGTGGAAACAGGTTTAGACCCGAAGATCCAAGCCAAAGCCGAGAACAGCCTGAAAAATTCCGTAGCCGAAATGGGTGGTATTTATGGCTTTGAGCAAGGGGCGATCGCCACCGTAGACTCCCGAACCGGGGAAATTTTGGCTTTAGCGGGAGGGGTAGACTATCAAATCAGTCAATTTAATCGGGCTACTCAAGCATTACGTCAACCGGGATCGACCTTTAAAATTTTTGCCTATACTGCGGCTTTAGAAGAAGGAATTTCCCCGAATACCACCTATTCTTGTGCCGCATTGGTCTGGGAAGGGGTTTCCTTTTCCCCTTGCGAACGCAGCAGTGGATTTATCGATATGTGGCAAGCGATCGCCCAATCAGAAAATTCCGTTGCCTTGCGGGTTGCCCAACAAGTCGGCTTAAATAACGTCGTGCGTCAAGCCAGAGAACTGGGGATTAAAAGCGACCTCAATCCCGTACCGGGCTTGGTTTTGGGTCAAAGTGAAGTCACCGTGTTAGAAATGACCGGAGCATTAACGGCATTAGCCAATGGTGGAAAATTCAACTCTGCTCATGGGATTAAGCGAATTTTAGATAGCAGTGATTGCAAGGATCCGAATAACCCAGAAACCTGCCGCGTCATCTATGAATATGGACAAAGCCCCGAAGCCAACCGGCAAGTCCTCTCCCCAGAGGTGGCGGATACTATGACGCGAATGTTACAAGGGGTGGTGCAAAGTGGTACGGGCAGAAGTGCGGCGATCGGTTTGGGAGAAGAAGCGGGCAAAACCGGCACCACCAACAATGGCGTAGACCTTTGGTTTGTGGGCTATTTGCCCCGCCAACATTTTGTCACTAGCGTTTGGCTGGGCAACGATGACAATAGTCCCACTTCCGGCAGTAGTGGCCAAGCGGCGCAAGTTTGGGCTAATTATATGAATGAGGTGGTGAATCAAAAGTAA